A stretch of DNA from Allomeiothermus silvanus DSM 9946:
GACGCCGCCGGGAACAACTGGGTCACGCTAAGGGGGGAGAGCGAGCAGGCTCTTTTGATGGGTGGCCACCTCGATAGCGTGCCAAACGGCGGCTGGCTAGACGGTTGCCTCAATGTGCTGGCCGCGCTCGAGGTCTTGCGCCGGATCAGTGAGGAATACGGCGGCCACCCCCCCGTCACCGTGCGCTTGGTAGACTGGGCCGATGAGGAGGGGGCCCGCTTCGGGCGAAGCCTCTTAGGGTCCTCGGCCTTCGCGGGCACCTACACCATCGAGGCCGACCGGGGCCGCACCGACCGCGAGGGGGTGCGGCTCGAGGACGCCCTGAGGCGCTGCGGTGTGGAGATTGACCGCTTTCCCGAAGCCACCCAAGAGCAGAAGAATGCCGCGGCCTACCTCGAGCTACACATCGAACAGGGGCCGGTGCTGGAGCGGCTGGGGCTGCCGCTGGGGGTGGTGCTGGGGACCAAGGGGGTGGAGCGCCACCAGATCACCTTCCACGGCCAAGAGGCCCACTCCGGCTCCACCCCCATGACCGCGCGGAAGGACGCGCTGGCAGCGGCGGCCAAGCTGGCCCTGGAGATCCGCCCTATCGCCATGAAACACCCCGACGCGGTGTGCACCATGGGCTCAGTCAAGACCTTCCCCGGCATCGTCACGGCGGTGGTGGGGCGTTGTGAATGCACCCTTGACCAGCGCGACCTCGACGCGAACATCCTGGCCCAGATGCTGGCCGAGGCTCGCGAGGCTAGCGAGCGCTTTGCTAAAGAGGAAAACTGCACCGTGGAGTGGAGCCGTATCTGGAACATCGAACCCATCCCCTTCCATCCGCATCTCATCGAGCTCTGCGACGAGGCCATCCGCGAAGTGGCAGGTGTCTCCCACCGGCTGCCCTCCGGGCCGCTGCACGACGCAGCGGAGGTAGCCCGCGCAGGGATTCCCACGGTGATGATGTTCGTTCAGTCCCTCTACGGGATCAGCCACAACAAGATCGAAGATACTAAAGAGGAGCACCTCGAGCTTGCGGTGCGGGCTTTTGATCGACTAGCGGATAAAGCCATGCATTGGATTATGCGCAAGTAGACAGATCCCGCAGAGGGAGCGCTCTGCAAAGCGCTAGCCATCCGGGAGGACGCCCTAACCGGCAACAGGCCATCCTTTGGCAGAACCGGTTAGGGCTTAAGCCTGAGCTTTGAGCGTCTCTGATGTGAAACTTATGAGCTACACGACGGTTTTTGGTCACCGTAGTTTCATATGAACTCTGATTTTACGCGGTTGAGTTTATAGGGCATAAAATAGGGCTTCCTGTGGACACAGGAGGCCCGATATGAATCTACCACGCCCGATGGTAAAGGCTGTTGAAGCAATGATGAAAGCTGCGGATACCCGAAGCTGCTGGGGGATAGCAGAGGGATGTAAATATGCCCATGACAGCATTTATCGAGCTTTGGAGGTGGAGCTGGAGCGGTATTTCACGTGCTGTTTGGCCTTGTTGAAGCGGTTAGGAGGGTTAGGGAAGGGCTATCTGATCTTGGATGACGTGGTGATTGCCTGCTGGCAACGGGGGCTACTGGATTTACCTAAGGTTATGGACACTTCCACAGGGCAGTATGTGTGGGGTTTTTGTGTGGTGGTGCTGCTGTGGACGAATGGATGGATTCGTCTGCCGCTGGCCTTTCGGGGGTGTTGGAGTGATGAAGGTGAAGGGCGAAACAAACACACTCTGGCCATGGAACTGCTGTTGTGGGCGGTGGAGCAAGGGTTCAAACCCGAGTACGTGCTGTTTGATGCAGGGTACGCCTCCAAGGAGCTGTTGAGAAAGATTCATGGACTCGGGTGGTCACCAGACTACGCAAGAACCGATTGCTGGACGGTCGCCAGCGCAAACACCATGGATCGCCTTTCTGGGTCAAAGAGGGCAGACTCAAAGGTCTAGGCTTCTTGGTCAAGGTACTCCGCAGGGGTAACTTCTACCTCTGCACCAACGCAACAGAGCTCCCCAAGCATCTATCGCATCCGTCCCAACATCGAGGAAGCCTTTCGAGGCCTTCAACTTCGAACTCGGCTGGCAGGGGCATCGCCACCACAAACGCGAGAAACTCGCTGCACATCTAGCCCTGGGCTTTCTTAGCTACGCGCTGATCGAATTTCACCGCTCACGATCCAATCACAAGATGACCTTCTACCAATACCGTCGTAAACTCATCTCTGGCGCTATACCCCCTGATTTATCCCCTTTGCTGGAGTTCGCAGCCTGACTGCGTAAAATCAGTTCCTTGTGTTGGGTTCATAACTCGGGTAGTGCTGGATACACAGAGCGTTGCTGGGCAGGAGCATGGTCTGGGGTGGGGGTGAAGTGGTCCAGGGTGGTTGCGATAAACTTTGGGTGCCACGCGCCGTTGCTATGAGTCTGCCCACCCTACGCCAGATCCTCGAGCTGCCTGCTTTTGCCGGGGCTGAACTGCTCTCCGGCCATTCCCACCTTGACCAGGTCGTCACCTGGGTTCACGTTGCGGAGGTCATGGACGCCTGGCGCTTTCTGTCGGGGGGCGAGCTGATCCTGAGCACGGGCCTCGAGCTCGCCCGCGCTACGCCGGAGGAAAGGGTCACCTACCTGCGCGCGCTGGCCCAGGCCGGGGCCCACGGGCTGGCCCTCGAGCTTGTCCAGTGGATACAGGAGGTGCCCGCCGAACTCTTGCAAACTGCGCGGCTGCTCGAGTTCCCCATCCTTGCCTTCCGAAGGGAGGTGCGTTTTGCCGACCTCACCCGCGCTGCCCATGAGCGCATCTTGCGCCCCCACGGGGCGAGGGGAGACGAGCCCCTGCTCGAGGCTATCCTCGAGGCACTGATCGAGACCGGCCGCAGCCAGGGCTTCCTCCAGCGCCAGCTCGGGCCCATCCTCTCCCTGCCCAGCCGCCCGCGTTCGACGCTGCTTTCGACGCTGGAAGCCCTGCTCGCTTCGCAGTTCAACATTGCCGAAACGGCCCGGCGGCTCGGGGTACGGCGGCAGAGCATCTATTACCGCCTGGAGCAGCTAAGGGGCATGCTGGGCGACCTCGACAGCACCGAACGCCGGCTGGGGTTGTGGGTGGCGCTCGAGCTGCTCAAGCGGTAGCCTGCCTTTTACACACTGTCCATTGCATCCCCTCGTATTCGGGGACTACCATTGGGGCAACAGATCAAAGGAGGTCCTAATGGAACGCCCCTCGTCGGAAATCATCCAGGAGAACCGCGACTACACCCTTTTCTCCTGGTCGGTGCAGAGCCAGGCCAACCCCATCCACATGACGCACGCCCAAGGGGTGTGGTTTTGGGATGGTGAGGGCAACAAGTGGCTGGACTTCAGCTCTCAGCTCATCAACATCAACGTCGGGCACCAGCACCCGAAGGTGCTCGAGGCTATCAAGAAACAAGTAGACCAACTCTGCTTCGCCGGGCCCTCCTTCGCCACCGAGCCGCGCGGGAAGCTCGGCAAGAAGCTGGCCGAGGTCACGGGCCTCGCCAAGAGCTTCTTCACGCTGGGCGGGGCCGAGGCCAACGAGAACGCCATGAAGATCGCCCGGCTCTATACCGGACGCGACAAGATCATCACCCGCTACCGTTCCTATCACGGGGCCACCATGGGCTCCATGACTGCCTCCGGCGACCCTCGCCGCTGGCCGGTGGAGCCGGGCATCCCCGGCATCGTGCGGGTCTTCGACCCCTACTGCTACCGCTGCCCCTTCGGCAAGACCCCCGACTCCTGCCGCCGCGAGTGTGTGAGCCACATCGAAGAGGTCATCCAGATGGAAGGCCCGCACACCATCGCGGCCATTTTGGTGGAGGGGATTACCGGCTCGAACGGCCTTCTGGTTCCGCCGGACGATTACTACCCCAAGCTGCGGGCGCTGTGCGACAAGTACGGCATCCTGCTCATCACCGACGAGGTAATGTCGGGCTTCGGGCGCACCGGCAAGTGGCTCTCCACCCAGCACTACGGGGTCAAGCCCGATATCGTGACCTGCGCCAAGGGCCTCACCAGCGGCTACATGCCTTTGGGTGCGGTGATCGTGAGCCAGCCCATCGCCGACTACTTCGAGAAGAACATGCTCTGGGGCGGCCTGACCTACTCGGGCCACCCGGTCTCCTGCGCGGCGGCGGTGGCTAACCTATCGGTCTACGAGGAGGAACACCTCTTCGAGAACACCGAAACTCAAGGCCGGTACCTGGCGGAGCGCCTCGAGGCCATGAAGCGCAAGTACGCCTGCGTCGGTGACGTGCGCTACAAGGGGCTCTTCAGCGTGCTCGAGCTGGTGCGCGACAAGGCCACCAAGGAGCCCCTGGCCCCCTTCAACGGGACTTCTCCCGAGATGCAGAAGCTCACCGGATACCTAAAGTCCAAACACGTCTATGCCTTTAGCCGCTTCAACATGGTTTGGGTCTGCCCGCCTTTGGTCATTACCCGGGAGGAGCTGAAGTATGGCCTGGACATCTACGAAGAGGCCCTGGCGCTGGTAGACCAGATGTTAGGAGCGGTAGCAGCCGATTGATCCGCTGAACCCGTACAAATCCGTCCAAGCACGGTATAGCTGTAGCGGCGTGTAGCCTTAGCCCCCCGGCGTAGTCAGCCCTGGGGGGACATTCCTCCCCAGCTTTTTGTGCACACTTGCTCGTGGAGGAGGTGGAAATCGTGGCGATCGAATGGAGCCCCAGCTATGAAACGGGCGAGATACGTATCGACCAACAGCACCGCAATTTATTTGATCGTGTGAACCGCCTCGAGCGCATGCTCGAGGTGGGTGAGGTATTGGATCAAGCCGAGGTGGAGAATCTCCTGATCTTTTTGGAGAGTTACATAAATACCCATTTTGCTTATGAAGAGTTGTGTATGACGCTGCGGGGCTGTCCTATAGCCCGGAAGAATAAGGAAGCCCATGATAAGCTCCTGGCGTTTTACGACGATTTCGCTCAACGTTATGCCGCGCGCGGGAAAGCCGATGCGGCGATGCTACGTGGGCTGCATGAAGTGCTGAGCAAGTGGTTGGTAGGGCATGTGTGCAATATAGACGTGCAGTTACGTAGCCGCGTTTCTGCCGCAAGGCTATAGCCCCAAGAAGGCTGGACACACTGTCCATTGCACTGCTTCGGCTCAGGTTCTACCATAAAGCATCTAAAGTACTTGGGAGGTTGAGATGGCAGTTCGGGAACCTGAGGTGGGCATTAAGCGGGTATCGCACTGGATCGGCGGGCGGGTTGTGGTGGGTAACTCGGGGCGTAGCGGGGCAGTGTGGAACCCCGCTACGGGGCAGAAGCAGGCTATGGTGGATTTCGCTAGCGCAGAGGAGGTAGATCGCGCTATCGCCGTTGCCAAGGAGGCCTTCAAGAGCTGGCGCCAGACCCCCCTTTCGCGGCGGGCCGAGATCATGTTCAAGTTCCGCGAGCTCATCGACGCCAACCGCAAGAAGATCGCTGAACTCATCACCCTCGAGCACGGCAAGACCCTACCCGACGCCCTGGGCGAGGTAGCCCGTGGCCTGGAGAACGTCGAGTTCGCCTGCGGCATCCCCAACTTGCTCAAGGGCGGCTACTCCGAACAGGTCAGCCGCGGGGTGGACGTCTACCAGATCCGCCAACCGTTGGGTGTAGTGGCGGGCATCACCCCTTTTAACTTCCCCGCTATGGTGCCGATGTGGATGTTCGCCAACGCCATCGCCTGCGGTAACACCTTCGTGCTCAAGCCCTCCGAGAAGGATCCCTCAGCCAGCATGTACCTCGCCGAGTTGCTCCAGCAGGCGGGCCTGCCCGACGGCGTGTTCAACGTGGTGCACGGGGACAAAGTGGCTGTGGATCGGCTCTTGGAACACCCCGACGTCAAGGCGGTGAGCTTCGTAGGCTCGACCCCCATCGCCAAGTACATCTACGAGACCGGCACCAAGCACGGTAAGCGCGTGCAAGCCCTGGGCGGGGCGAAGAACCACATGGTCGTGCTTCCCGACGCCGACATCAACATGGCCGCCGACGCCGCCGTCTCGGCCGCCTACGGCTCGGCGGGCGAGCGCTGCATGGCGATCTCGGTCGTGGTGGCGGTGGGCGACGTGGCCGACCCCCTCATCGAGGCCATCAAGGAACGCATGCCCAAGATCAAGGTGGGGCCGGGGCTCGAGGAGGGCAGCGAGATGGGCCCCCTCATCTCCAAGGAGCACCGCGACAAGGTGGCCTCCTACGTGGAGAACGCCCCCAAAGAAGGGGCTACCGTGGTGGTGGATGGCCGAGAGGATCCGGTGAGCCAGCGCGAAGGCTTCTTCCTGGGCACCTCGCTGCTTGACAACGTCAAACCAGGCATGAAGTGCTACGACGACGAGATCTTCGGCCCGGTGCTGAGTGTGGTGCGGGTCAAGACTTACGAAGAGGCCCTCAAACTCGTCAACGAGCATCCTTACGGTAACGGCACCGCCATCTTTACCCGTGACGGCGGCGCGGCCCGCCAGTTCCAGTTTGATGTAGAGGCGGGCATGGTGGGCATCAACGTGCCCATTCCGGTGCCGGTGGCCTACTACAGCTTCGGCGGCTGGAAGGCCAGCCTCTTCGGCGACCTGCACATGTACGGCCCCGAGGGCGTGCAGTTCTACACCCGCGCCAAGGTGGTCACCAGCCGCTGGCCCGACCCCAGCACTTCCAAGGTGGACTTGGGCTTTCCGCAGGTGCGATAGGATTCGGCCCGCACGCGCTGATGTAGGGGTGTTGCTATGTCCCTGACCGATAGTGCGGGCAACCCTGTGACCGTTAGCGATCCTGCGGCTTTGGCCTACTTCGATCAGGCCCTCGATGACTTCCTACACTTCCGTGGGGACTTGGCGGGGGACATCGAGCGCTCCATCCAAGCCGACCCCGATTTTGCCCTGGGCTATGCTTATAAGGGTTACGTCGGTGTGCTCGGCACCGAACCCGCCGATGCAGCTGCCGCCAAGGCGGTGTTGGCGGCCTACTTGGCCAGGGCCAACCTTTCCCGGCTGAGCGAGCGCGAGCGGATGCACCTGCGGGCGGCCCGGACCCTGCTTGAGGGCGACTTTCACCGGGCCGGGCAACTCCTGGCCGAGATCTCGTTGGAGTACCCCCGCGACACCCTGGCCCTGGCGGTGGGTCACCAGATCGACTTCTTCACCGGGAGCGCCGGGATGCTGCGTGACCGGCCTGCTGGGGTAATGTATGCTTGGACCCCTGAGGATCGCCACTACCCCAACCTGTTGGGGATGCTCGCTTTTGGCCTCGAGGAGACCGGGCAGTACGATCGGGCCGAGGAAGTGGGCCTGGAAGCGGTGGAGCGCAACCCCAAGGATGTGTGGAGCATCCACGCCGTGACCCACACCTACGAGATGCAAGGGCGCTTTGCTAGGGGAATGCGTTTCATGGAAGAGCGCTTCGAAGACTGGGCCAGCGGCAATTACTTCATCCTGCACAACTGGTGGCACTATGCCCTCTACGCCCTCGAGGCTGGGGACGTGGAGCGGGCGTTGGAGATCCACGACACGGTGCTTCTCACTGCTGATAACGCTGGGCTGGCGCTGACCCTGCTAGACGCCACCGCGTTATGTTGGCGGCTTTACCTCGAGGGCCACGACCTGCGCCCTCGCTTTGCTGAACAGGCCGAGCGCTGGAGGCGCAAGGTGGAACCGGCTTTTTACGCCTTCAACGATATGCACATGACCATGGCCTTCGTGGGGGCAGGGCTTGAGCAGGAGGCCGAAGAACTCATCAGAAGCCGTGAGCGCTGGCTCGCCACCTATCCTCCCGAGCATCTCAGCAACGTGAGGATGACCCGCGAGGTCGGGCTGCCGGTATGTAAGGCCGTGCTGGCTTTCGGGCGAGGCCAGTACCGCCGGGTAGTGGAACTTCTATACCCCATCCGTCGCCGCCTGCACGAGTTCGGCGGCAGTCACGCCCAGCGCGATGCAGTGCTACGGACCTTGCTCGAGGCCGCTATCCGCGGGGGGGACTACCCGCTGTCCCAGGCCCTCCTTAGTGAACGGATCAGCATCAAGCCGCGCAGCCCCTATAACTGGCTCAAACAAGCTCAACTGCTCGAGCGGATCGGAGAGACCGCCAAAGCCGAACTGGCCCGCAAAAACGCGGCCCGCCATCGCTCGGGTAGCGCTAGCTAAAGCGCATTGGTGTGATCCGCTGCGGGGTATGCGCTGCTTAGCAAAGGCTCTAAGATAGAAAGATGGGTTCGCTCGAGCACCTGTTGGAACACAACCGCCGTTGGTCAGCCAACATCCGCCAGCGAGAGCCAGATTTCTTTGTCAAGCTTGCCCGCCAGCAAAGCCCCAATTACCTGTGGATTGGTTGCTCGGACAGCCGGGTTCCTGCGAACGAGATCGTTGACCTGCTCCCGGGTGAGCTGTTCGTACACCGCAACGTGGCGAATGTGGTAGTGCATAGCGACCTCAATTGCCTTTCGGTGATGCAATATGCCGTGGATGTGCTCGAGGTCAAGCACCTCATCGTATGCGGCCACTACGGTTGTGGCGGGGTTCGTGCAGCGCTGTTGGGCGAGCGGTTAGGGCTCATCGATAACTGGCTACACCATGTACGCGATGTCTTCCAAAAACACCAGACCCAGGTGTTGGGGTTGGCAGAAGAAACCCAGCGGATTGACCGCTTGTGTGAGCTGAACGTGATTGAGCAGGTTGTCCACGTCTGCCAGACCACCGTGGTCCATGATGCCTGGGCCAGAGGCCAGCAACTCGCTGTACACGGTTGGATCTACGGGCTGCGCGACGGGCGGCTGCATACCCTGATGTGCGACGTGAGCGGGCCAGGCCAACTCGAGGCCGCCTACCAGGAGGCCCTGGCGGTCTCGTACCCTGCCCCCTGATCTAAAACACCGCCACCTTGGCGACCATGTTGCGGAACTGGAGGGTCCCCCCGGTGAGCGTGCCGCTTTTGAGGCGCACCCCCAGGTAAAGCTCTCCTTTATTCACCCCCGAGGTAAGTTTGCTGCCTTTCCAGTTAAAGGGCTGGGTCGCTCCGCTCGAGAAGTTGACTTGGCCTATGCTCTCGAGGTTGGGGCTGCTAACGGAACAGGTGTAGACGCCGTTCAGCATGTTTGTACAAGGAGGCTGGTCGGCGGCGTAGAACTCAAGCGTCACGTCCTGCTGCTGGTAGGTGACGTTGCCCACGATCTCGATGCTCTTGAGTGCTACCCCGGGCCGCTCGCCGAGCTGGGCTTGTTGCAGGGTGACAGTGGTGTTGCCGATCAGGGCGACATCGGTATTGTAGTCTTTGATCGAAGTACTGAAGGGCAGAGCCGTACAAGCCGCCAGCAACCCAAGGAGAGGCACTACGAAAAGACGCTTCATGGGGCCCAGTGTACCGGGTACGGCAGTGGCGGGTGAGTCAACCCCCACAAACGCGGTATCATGCGCCAGATGTACGCACGGGTGAGACCCTGGCTCTTCCGCCAGGATCCGGAATCCATACACGAATTAGCGATACACCTCCTGGCCTTCGCGGCGGGGGGTCGGCCCCGGCTCAAGCTGTTGTCGGCGTTGTTGCGGGTGCAGGACGAGCGGCTCAAGGTACGGCTATGGGGCCTCGAGTTCCCTAACCCCATCGGCTTGGCCGCGGGTTTCGACAAGAACGCCCGGGCGGTGGCGGCCTGGCCCGCTTTGGGCTTTGGGCATGTAGAAATCGGGAGCGTGACGGCCTTGGCCCAGCCGGGAAACCCCAAGCCCCGGCTTTTCCGGCTTCCCCAGGATCAGGCCCTCATCAACCGCATGGGCTTCAACAACGATGGCGCGGAGGTGATTGCGGCCCGGCTCGAGCGCTGGCAGCAGACCCACGGCAAGATACCGGTTCCCTTGGGGATCAACCTGGGGAAATCGAAGCTCACCCCGCTCGAGGAGGCCCCTGCCGATTATCTCAAAAGCCTGAGACTGCTCTGGCCTTATGGCGATTACTTCGCGATCAACGTGAGTTCGCCCAACACGCCGGGGCTGCGGCAGTTGCAGGATCGGGACCGGCTCGAGGAGCTGCTTGGGGCGGTGATGGGGTTTGCCCGCGCCCAGCCGGAGGCCAAGCCTGTCTTGCTCAAGATCGCCCCCGACCTCTCCTGGGAGCAGGTAGATGAGATCCTCGAGTTGGCTGAGCGCTACGGGCTATCCGGCCTCATCGCCACCAACACCACCGTGGCTCGAGATGGCCTTACCACCCCCACTTCTGAGGCTGGCGGGTTGTCCGGTAGGCCGCTCAGGGCCCGCTCACTGGAGGTCTTGCAGTATTTGAGCCGACAGCTTCAAGGCCGTCTCCCGATCATCTCGGTAGGCGGGATTTTTTCCCCAGAGGATGTGCTCGAGCGCCTGCGAGGGGGGGCCTCGTTGGTCCAGGTATACACCGGATTCATCTATGAAGGCCCGTTTATGCTCAGGAATCTGAACCGGGGGCTGCTCGAGCACCTCGAGCGGTTGGGCCTAAAGAGCGTCGAAGATGTACGCCGATCCTCCAACCCGTAAGGGCGAAAAATCAGGCACCTACCGCGAAGCTCGGGTGGACGAAGACCTCACGTCCTTCCACCCAGGTCATCACCGGCCACCCGGAAAGCCGCCACCCTGCCCAGGGGCTGAATTTGGCCTTGGAGGCAAAGCCGGCTGGATCCACCGCCCGCTCGCTTTTGGGATCGAGAAGGGTCAGGCTCGCCTCGTGGCCCTCCTCGAGGTGAATGGGCCTGAAGCCTAGTACCCGGCGGGGCCCGTCGGTGAAGCGCTCGATCAGGGTCGCGAGGGGGAAGCCCCGCTTGAGGTAAAGCTCGGTGTAGAGGAGGGGAAAGGCTACCTCGAGGCTGGGAATCCCGAAGGGTGCCCGGATCAAATCCTGTTCCTTCTCGGCCTGGGTATGGGGGGCGTGGTCGGTGCCGATGCAGTCAATCGAGCCATCCAGCAAACCTTGGATGAGCGCTTCGAGGTCGGCCTGGGTACGCAAGGGCGGGGCGACTTTGTACACCGGGTCGAGGCTCTCCAGGCGTTCGTGGGTTAGGGTCAGGTGATGCGGCCCGACCTCGGTGGTGACGGGTAGGCCTTCGGCCTTGGCCTGGCGGATGAGTTGCAGCCCTCGAGCGGTGGAAAGATGCTGAATATGCAGCCGTGGGTCGTGTCGGGCGTCTTGGGTTTGGCGCTCGAGCACATAGCGCACAATCTCCAAATCCCGCGCGATCCTGGCTGCCTCCGCCGCGCTCGGATTGCCCGGTAAACCCAAACGGAAGGATAACGGCCCCTCGTTCATCACCCCACCCCGGCGCAGGCCAGCGTCCTCAGCGTGTACCGAGACCGGCAAGCCCCAAGAGGCCGCGTAAGTAAGACCTAAGGCCAGCACCCCGGCGTCTTCATTGGTCTTGCCGTCGTCGGTGAGCATCACCGCCCCGGCTTCTTTGAGCAGCTTGGCTTCGGTGAGAAGTTTGCCCTCTTGCCCCTGGGTGAGGGCAGCGGCGGGATGGAGCCGGGCCTGGCCGATCTGGCGGGCCTTTTTGATGAGGGCCGCCACGACCTCGGGGTGGTCTACTGGGGGGGTGGTGTTGGGCATCGAGACCACGTCGGTATAGCCGCCTCGGGCAGCGGCAGTAAGGCCAGTCTCGAGGTCCTCTTTTACCTCCTGTCCTGGTTCGCGCAGATGGGCGTGAGGATCGAAAAAGCCAGGGCAGAGGATAAGCCCGCTGGCATCGAGGGTGCGCTGGGCATTCCCACCGTCCAGCGCCAGGATCTTGCCTTCACCAATTAACACGTCGGCTGGTCCGCGATCGCCGGAGGCGTCCACCAGCCGGACATTCTTGAGGAGGATTTCACCTTGCACGGATGCTCCTTTCGAGAAAACCTGCTAAGCGCTTTTTCTCCCCACCAGTAAGTGGTATAGCACCGCCATCCGCACCGCCTGGCCGTTGGCCACCTGGCGCTCTATGAGGCTTTGGGCGGCATCGGCTAGGGTGCCCTCGAGCTCCACGTCGCGGTTCATCGGGCCAGGGTGGAGGAGGGGAGCCCCCGGTTTAGCCCATCCCAGGCGTTCTTGGGTGATCTGGTAGCCTGCGACATACTCCGGCAAGCTGGGCAGGAGCCCCTTGTCCATACGCTCTCGCTGTAGCCGCAGGGCCATCACCGCGTCGGCATCCCGCAGGGCTTCGTGGAGGTGGGTGGTCATCGTGACCTTAGGTAGCCCGCTGGGCAGCAGGGTCGCCGGGCCACATAGCCAGACCTCGGCCCCCAGCATCGGCAGGAGTTCCGCGTTGGAGCGGGCCACTCGAGAGTGAAGGATGTCCCCCACGATGGCGATTTTCCTGCCCTCGAGGGAGCCCAGGCGCTCGAGCAGGCTAAATGCGTCCAAGAGCGCCTGAGTGGGGTGGGCTCGCCAACCGTCCCCAGCGTTGATGATGGGCTTTCCCAACCATCGCACCGCCTGATAGGGTACCCCTGCAGCGTCGGTGCGGATCACGTAGGCGTCGATACCCATCGCGTCCAGGGTGAGCAGGGTGTCTTTGTAGCTCTCGCCTTTGGCTAAAGAAGAAGTGGCCGCGCTAAAAGAGAGCACGTCGGCGGACATCCTCCGGGCGGCGAGCTCAAATGAGAGGCGGGTACGGGTGGAGTTCTCAAAGAACACCGTTGCGACCGTGAACCCGGTGAGGGCCGGAACCTTTTTGACTGGCCTCGAGAGCACCTCCTGCATCAGCTTGGCCGTCTCAAAGAGGTCTTCGATGTGCTTACGGCTCCAGCTTTGGAAGTCGAGCAGATGCTTGGGAAGAGTGGTCTGCTGGGTCAGCTCGGTGATCATGCTTCCTCCCTTCGAACGGCGGGAATTCGGCGGCGGGGGGCTTGCTCAAGGACATTTAGCACAGAGCCCGACTGGCCTTTTACTGCCGCTCCCATAGCTCGACACCATCCTCTCCGTCGGTTTCGGCGATTTTGACCTTGACCAATTCGCTTTTGCTAGTGGGCAGGTTCTTGCCCACGAAGTCCGCCCGGATGGGCAACTCGCGGTGTCCCCGATCTACCATGACGGCTAGGTAGATGCGCTGGGGGCGGCCCAGATCCACCAAAGCGTCAAGGGCCGCCCGCACCGTGCGCCCCGTGTAGATCACGTCGTCTACCAGCACGATGGAGCGCCCGGCGATATCAAAGGGAATGCGGGTTTCGCGCACTTTGGGTTGGATGCCGATCTCCGAGAGGTCGTCACGGTAGAGGGTAATATCCAGCACGCCCACCGGGATCTCGGCCCCTTCAAAGGTTTTGATGATCTCGGCGATGCGCTGAGCCATGGGGATGCCCCGGGTATGGATCCCCACCAGGATCAGCCCCTCGGTGCCCTTGTTCTTCTCCACGATTTCGTGGGCGATGCGGGTGAGCGCCCGGCGCACGTCGTCCGGGCTCATGATCTGGGCCTTAAAGGTCATAGCAGCCTCCGGCGAAAATCCTTTGCCATAGGCCTATATTTGGCCTCCAGAAAAAAAAGACGCCCGAAGGCGCGCCAAACCTCGAGCTGTGCAGATTGAATCCCACTTTTTCCTCCCTTTCCGGCCTCACAGGGCCAGATTTAAAGGTCTCCCCAGGATACGGCCCGGCTAAGCTAGGCGTCAAGGTCGTCGCTCCGTGGAAAAACTGCGCGGCAGATTCACCTCCGGCAAGATTAAGGTTCTGCTCATTTTCGGTCATTCGCGCTTTAGGGCAAAATCCCCTTAGGGAAGGGTACCCCTTGGAGGCTTGGTCTGGTTCTGCTCGTCAGTGGTCACCCAGTCAGCCGCGGCTACCTCAAGATCCCTCGGGTGCGTCGCCCGGTGGCTGAGCTGTACCTCCCGGTCTCTGCCTCCGGCCAAGGGCGCAATCTGGTGCGGGTAGGAGAGTCGGTGAGCGTGGACCTCGAGTTTGGCCCGGAGTTTCTCATGCACGTATTTTTCGCTGCACCCGAGGAGGGTGAGTACCGGGTGCGG
This window harbors:
- a CDS encoding tetratricopeptide repeat protein, whose protein sequence is MSLTDSAGNPVTVSDPAALAYFDQALDDFLHFRGDLAGDIERSIQADPDFALGYAYKGYVGVLGTEPADAAAAKAVLAAYLARANLSRLSERERMHLRAARTLLEGDFHRAGQLLAEISLEYPRDTLALAVGHQIDFFTGSAGMLRDRPAGVMYAWTPEDRHYPNLLGMLAFGLEETGQYDRAEEVGLEAVERNPKDVWSIHAVTHTYEMQGRFARGMRFMEERFEDWASGNYFILHNWWHYALYALEAGDVERALEIHDTVLLTADNAGLALTLLDATALCWRLYLEGHDLRPRFAEQAERWRRKVEPAFYAFNDMHMTMAFVGAGLEQEAEELIRSRERWLATYPPEHLSNVRMTREVGLPVCKAVLAFGRGQYRRVVELLYPIRRRLHEFGGSHAQRDAVLRTLLEAAIRGGDYPLSQALLSERISIKPRSPYNWLKQAQLLERIGETAKAELARKNAARHRSGSAS
- the can gene encoding carbonate dehydratase: MGSLEHLLEHNRRWSANIRQREPDFFVKLARQQSPNYLWIGCSDSRVPANEIVDLLPGELFVHRNVANVVVHSDLNCLSVMQYAVDVLEVKHLIVCGHYGCGGVRAALLGERLGLIDNWLHHVRDVFQKHQTQVLGLAEETQRIDRLCELNVIEQVVHVCQTTVVHDAWARGQQLAVHGWIYGLRDGRLHTLMCDVSGPGQLEAAYQEALAVSYPAP
- a CDS encoding quinone-dependent dihydroorotate dehydrogenase, which produces MYARVRPWLFRQDPESIHELAIHLLAFAAGGRPRLKLLSALLRVQDERLKVRLWGLEFPNPIGLAAGFDKNARAVAAWPALGFGHVEIGSVTALAQPGNPKPRLFRLPQDQALINRMGFNNDGAEVIAARLERWQQTHGKIPVPLGINLGKSKLTPLEEAPADYLKSLRLLWPYGDYFAINVSSPNTPGLRQLQDRDRLEELLGAVMGFARAQPEAKPVLLKIAPDLSWEQVDEILELAERYGLSGLIATNTTVARDGLTTPTSEAGGLSGRPLRARSLEVLQYLSRQLQGRLPIISVGGIFSPEDVLERLRGGASLVQVYTGFIYEGPFMLRNLNRGLLEHLERLGLKSVEDVRRSSNP
- a CDS encoding dihydroorotase, giving the protein MQGEILLKNVRLVDASGDRGPADVLIGEGKILALDGGNAQRTLDASGLILCPGFFDPHAHLREPGQEVKEDLETGLTAAARGGYTDVVSMPNTTPPVDHPEVVAALIKKARQIGQARLHPAAALTQGQEGKLLTEAKLLKEAGAVMLTDDGKTNEDAGVLALGLTYAASWGLPVSVHAEDAGLRRGGVMNEGPLSFRLGLPGNPSAAEAARIARDLEIVRYVLERQTQDARHDPRLHIQHLSTARGLQLIRQAKAEGLPVTTEVGPHHLTLTHERLESLDPVYKVAPPLRTQADLEALIQGLLDGSIDCIGTDHAPHTQAEKEQDLIRAPFGIPSLEVAFPLLYTELYLKRGFPLATLIERFTDGPRRVLGFRPIHLEEGHEASLTLLDPKSERAVDPAGFASKAKFSPWAGWRLSGWPVMTWVEGREVFVHPSFAVGA
- a CDS encoding aspartate carbamoyltransferase catalytic subunit, with the protein product MITELTQQTTLPKHLLDFQSWSRKHIEDLFETAKLMQEVLSRPVKKVPALTGFTVATVFFENSTRTRLSFELAARRMSADVLSFSAATSSLAKGESYKDTLLTLDAMGIDAYVIRTDAAGVPYQAVRWLGKPIINAGDGWRAHPTQALLDAFSLLERLGSLEGRKIAIVGDILHSRVARSNAELLPMLGAEVWLCGPATLLPSGLPKVTMTTHLHEALRDADAVMALRLQRERMDKGLLPSLPEYVAGYQITQERLGWAKPGAPLLHPGPMNRDVELEGTLADAAQSLIERQVANGQAVRMAVLYHLLVGRKSA